In Caballeronia sp. Lep1P3, one DNA window encodes the following:
- a CDS encoding enoyl-CoA hydratase/isomerase family protein: MSEDILLSNHGRVAVITLNRPDKLNAWTTPMREAIIEALGRFDADDDVAAIIMTGAGSRAFSAGQDLSEAHDFDGERAVAWVKEWQRYYAALRGLKKPLVMALNGTAAGSAFQVALLGDIRVAHAGVRMGQPEINAGIASTTGPWIMNAMLGMSRTIELTLTGRLMDADECHRIGLIHHLVAEDQVFAKALEIATELAEKPPVAMRLDKQRFREMTEPGFVDCIEAGMRIQREAYDSGEPARMMEEFFRKRAK; this comes from the coding sequence ATGAGCGAAGACATTCTGCTGTCGAATCACGGCCGCGTTGCGGTCATCACGCTGAACCGGCCGGACAAGCTGAACGCGTGGACCACGCCGATGCGCGAAGCGATCATCGAGGCGCTCGGGCGCTTCGACGCCGACGACGATGTCGCCGCCATCATCATGACGGGCGCAGGCAGCCGCGCGTTCTCGGCGGGGCAGGACTTGTCGGAAGCGCATGACTTCGACGGCGAACGCGCCGTGGCGTGGGTCAAGGAATGGCAGCGCTATTACGCGGCGCTGCGCGGCCTCAAGAAGCCGCTCGTCATGGCGCTCAACGGCACGGCGGCCGGCTCCGCGTTTCAAGTGGCGCTGCTCGGCGATATCCGCGTCGCCCATGCGGGCGTGCGCATGGGGCAGCCGGAGATCAACGCGGGCATCGCGAGCACGACCGGCCCGTGGATCATGAACGCAATGCTCGGTATGTCGCGCACCATCGAGCTGACGCTCACTGGCCGGCTGATGGACGCCGACGAATGCCACCGCATCGGATTGATTCATCACCTCGTCGCCGAAGATCAGGTCTTCGCAAAGGCGCTCGAAATCGCGACCGAGCTGGCCGAGAAGCCGCCCGTCGCGATGCGCCTAGACAAGCAGCGTTTTCGCGAGATGACCGAGCCGGGCTTCGTCGACTGCATCGAGGCGGGCATGCGGATTCAGCGCGAAGCATACGACTCGGGCGAGCCCGCGCGGATGATGGAGGAATTCTTCCGCAAGCGCGCCAAATAA
- a CDS encoding ABC transporter substrate-binding protein translates to MTQDFNPARRRMLQGAGALAVAGALPLAARAQSKQIVVSDPGGPYTTAYREAFYDPFEKATGIKVVSVARESQPVAQFAAMVQTKNYVWDVTTLTLSADIPYLESKGLLEPIGLKASEYPDIMPEAITPNWLGVDVYSTVLAYRADKFKDNGPKSWADFWDVKKFPGRRCLRRSPLDTLEQALLADGVPLDKLYPLDVDRAFKSLDKIKPHISIWWTSGAQAMQAIQSGDVDMISTWNGRAQAAKDAGAPVTIVWNQGLYSIEGWGIPKGTPRADAAKQFVRFCADAKRQALLTRTLAYGPTNKKAFETISKDRATLLPTAPDNIRDMRLPSPQWWEENRAKVTERFNSWIIS, encoded by the coding sequence ATGACGCAAGACTTCAATCCGGCGCGCCGCCGCATGCTGCAGGGCGCGGGCGCGCTCGCCGTGGCCGGCGCGTTGCCGCTCGCGGCGCGCGCGCAATCGAAGCAGATCGTCGTGTCCGACCCGGGCGGGCCATATACGACGGCGTATCGCGAGGCGTTCTACGATCCGTTCGAGAAGGCGACGGGCATCAAGGTGGTGAGCGTCGCGCGGGAATCGCAGCCGGTCGCGCAGTTCGCGGCGATGGTGCAGACGAAGAACTACGTGTGGGACGTGACCACGCTCACGCTCTCCGCCGACATTCCTTACCTCGAATCGAAGGGCTTGCTGGAGCCCATCGGACTGAAGGCGAGCGAGTATCCCGACATCATGCCCGAGGCGATAACCCCGAACTGGCTCGGCGTCGACGTGTATTCGACCGTGCTCGCGTATCGCGCGGACAAGTTCAAGGACAACGGCCCGAAATCGTGGGCGGACTTCTGGGACGTGAAGAAATTTCCCGGCCGCCGATGCCTGCGCCGCAGCCCGCTCGATACGCTCGAACAGGCGCTGCTCGCGGATGGCGTGCCGCTCGACAAGCTCTATCCGCTCGACGTGGACCGCGCGTTCAAAAGCCTCGACAAGATCAAGCCGCACATCAGCATCTGGTGGACTTCGGGCGCGCAGGCAATGCAGGCGATCCAGAGCGGCGACGTCGACATGATCTCGACGTGGAACGGCCGCGCGCAAGCCGCGAAGGACGCGGGCGCGCCCGTGACCATCGTGTGGAATCAGGGTCTTTATTCGATCGAAGGCTGGGGCATTCCGAAAGGCACGCCGCGCGCCGATGCCGCGAAGCAGTTCGTGCGCTTTTGCGCCGACGCGAAGCGCCAGGCGCTGCTCACGCGCACGCTCGCCTACGGCCCGACCAACAAGAAGGCGTTCGAGACCATATCGAAAGACCGCGCGACGCTTCTGCCGACCGCGCCCGACAATATCCGCGACATGCGTCTGCCGAGCCCGCAATGGTGGGAAGAGAATCGCGCGAAGGTCACGGAGCGGTTCAATTCGTGGATCATTTCCTGA